CGGCCGACCAACATCCGCCACTCATCCCCTCTGCGCCTCCGCGGTTCAACGAGGTCGTCGCTTGATTCCCACAGCGCGTTTCGGTTGGCACGCGGGGCAGAAGAACGTCGAGCGTTGCGCCTGGACGATGCGGACAATTTCTGCTTCGCCGCAGGTACGGCATTGCTTCTCGGCGCGATCATACACGCGGTGCTCGTTCTGATACCCGCCGGCCTTGTTAAGGGCGTTGCGGTAGGTGCCGTCGGACAACGTCGAACCTTCGTACAGGATCGCCTCGTGCAGCACCTTGACCATCGCGATGTGAACCTGTTCCCACTGAATGCGCGTGACTTGGTCGCACCGCCGCGCGGGATGAACTCGCGCCAGATGCAGAATCTCCGACGCATACAAATTGCCGATGCCGGCCACGGCGCGCTGGTCCAGGAGCGCGACCTTGATCGCCCGGCGGCTTGCGCAAAGCCGCTCGCGCAGATCGGTCGACGTGATCTCCAAGGCGTCGGGCCCCAGCATTTCCGGCCCGAGGCGCTCCTCGAATTCGCCGACGGTCATCAACCGCACCGTTCCAAGCCCGCGCCGGTCCCAGTACATCAAGTGCGACACGGGTCCGCCGCGCAGCGAAAGGCGCAACCGCAGGTGTTCCTGATTCGGCGGCTCGGCCACCAGCACCAGCCCCGTCATCCGCGGTTCGATCACCAGCCGGTGTTCGCCGGAGAGATCCAGCACGACGCGCTTGCCGGCGCGGGAAAGTCCAATGATCCGCTTCCCTCGCAGCCGCCGGCAAAACTTCGGCCACTCCGGGGCAATGGTGATCGGCTGGTAATCCGGCGCGAAGCGTTCGACGTCGCCGATCACACTTCCCAACACCGCGGCGATCCCCCGCCGCATCGTTTCGACTTCCGGCAACTCCGGCATGGGCTGGGCCTCCGTGCTACTAACGTTTCAAGTTTTCGTTTGCCGCGCAACTAATTTCGCGGCGGCCGTCGTAGGTCAGGCTTTCCAGCCTGACACCGGTTACCGCACTGTCGCACGAAATAGGCGCCTGCAGAGTCAGGCTGGAAAGCCTGACCTACAAAGTCGGGCG
The window above is part of the Planctomycetia bacterium genome. Proteins encoded here:
- the mutM gene encoding bifunctional DNA-formamidopyrimidine glycosylase/DNA-(apurinic or apyrimidinic site) lyase, whose amino-acid sequence is MPELPEVETMRRGIAAVLGSVIGDVERFAPDYQPITIAPEWPKFCRRLRGKRIIGLSRAGKRVVLDLSGEHRLVIEPRMTGLVLVAEPPNQEHLRLRLSLRGGPVSHLMYWDRRGLGTVRLMTVGEFEERLGPEMLGPDALEITSTDLRERLCASRRAIKVALLDQRAVAGIGNLYASEILHLARVHPARRCDQVTRIQWEQVHIAMVKVLHEAILYEGSTLSDGTYRNALNKAGGYQNEHRVYDRAEKQCRTCGEAEIVRIVQAQRSTFFCPACQPKRAVGIKRRPR